One Mesorhizobium sp. L-2-11 genomic region harbors:
- the rplQ gene encoding 50S ribosomal protein L17 — protein MRHGFKGRRFARSISHRKSMFANLAVSLIEHEQILTTLPKAKDLRPIVEKLVTLGKRGDLHARRQVIAQIGNEGVVKRLFDTIAPRYATRNGGYLRIMKAGFRHGDNAAMAVIEFVDRDTSAKGAGDRARIEAEGAEEEAAAA, from the coding sequence ATGCGCCACGGATTTAAAGGCCGCCGGTTCGCCCGCAGCATAAGCCACCGCAAGTCGATGTTTGCCAACCTTGCCGTGTCGCTCATCGAGCATGAGCAGATCCTCACCACCTTGCCGAAGGCGAAGGATCTGCGTCCGATCGTCGAGAAGCTGGTGACGCTCGGCAAGCGCGGCGACCTGCACGCCCGCCGCCAGGTGATTGCCCAGATCGGTAATGAAGGCGTCGTCAAGCGCCTGTTCGACACGATCGCGCCGCGCTATGCTACCCGCAACGGCGGCTATCTGCGCATCATGAAGGCCGGCTTCCGCCACGGCGACAATGCCGCGATGGCGGTCATCGAGTTCGTCGATCGCGACACTTCGGCCAAGGGCGCCGGCGACCGTGCCCGCATCGAGGCCGAAGGCGCCGAAGAGGAAGCCGCAGCCGCATAA
- the crcB gene encoding fluoride efflux transporter CrcB — protein sequence MINLLLVAAGGAIGAGLRHVVNFVALRLVGPSFPWGTMAINIVGSFAMGLFITTLARRYGGSNELRLFVATGILGGFTTFSAFSLDFATLWERGATLPAFGYALASLIGAIIALFLGLWLARSLS from the coding sequence ATGATCAATCTCCTCCTCGTTGCCGCGGGCGGCGCTATTGGCGCCGGGCTCCGGCACGTCGTCAATTTCGTCGCGCTGCGTCTTGTCGGCCCGAGCTTTCCCTGGGGCACGATGGCGATCAACATTGTCGGCTCTTTTGCCATGGGTTTGTTCATCACGACCCTGGCGCGGCGCTACGGCGGATCGAACGAGCTTCGGCTGTTCGTTGCCACCGGCATCCTCGGCGGCTTCACCACCTTCTCCGCCTTTTCGCTCGATTTCGCGACGCTGTGGGAGCGCGGCGCGACGCTGCCGGCGTTCGGGTACGCCCTTGCAAGCCTCATTGGCGCGATCATTGCCCTGTTTCTGGGTCTTTGGCTCGCAAGAAGCCTGTCTTAA
- a CDS encoding replication-associated recombination protein A has product MADLFSVDEPEKAPPGRPLADRLRPQNLGEVVGQEHLTGPDGALTRLIGSGSLGSMIFWGPPGTGKTTVARLLAGETSLAFQQISAVFSGVADLKKVFEAAKLRRTNGRQTLLFVDEIHRFNRAQQDSFLPVMEDGTVVLVGATTENPSFELNAALLSRARVLVFHSLGEDSIAKLLARAEETEGRALPLDDEARAMLVRMSDGDGRAALTLAEEVWRAAKSGEVFGAEGLQRIVQRRAPIYDKGQDGHYNLISALHKSVRGSDPDAALYYLARMFDAGEDPLYLGRRLVRMAMEDIGLADPQALVIANAAKDAYDYLGSPEGELAFAEATVYLASAPKSNAVYTAFKAATQAAKEFGSLLPPKHILNAPTKLMKEEDYGAGYRYDHDEPDAFSGQDYFPEKMGRRTFYDPPERGFERDIRKRLDYWAKLRGERKK; this is encoded by the coding sequence ATGGCCGATCTGTTCAGTGTCGATGAACCGGAAAAGGCGCCGCCCGGCAGGCCGCTGGCCGACCGCCTGCGCCCGCAGAACCTCGGCGAGGTCGTCGGCCAGGAGCATCTGACCGGACCCGACGGCGCGCTGACGCGGCTGATCGGCTCCGGCTCGCTCGGCTCGATGATCTTCTGGGGGCCGCCCGGGACGGGCAAGACCACGGTCGCGCGGCTGCTTGCCGGCGAAACCAGCCTTGCGTTCCAGCAGATATCGGCGGTGTTTTCCGGTGTCGCCGACCTGAAGAAAGTGTTCGAGGCGGCGAAGCTGCGCCGCACGAACGGCCGTCAGACGCTGCTCTTCGTCGACGAGATCCATCGCTTCAACCGCGCCCAGCAGGACAGTTTTCTGCCTGTGATGGAAGACGGCACCGTCGTCCTGGTTGGCGCCACCACCGAAAACCCGTCCTTCGAACTGAACGCGGCGCTTCTGTCCCGCGCCCGCGTGTTGGTCTTCCATTCGCTCGGTGAGGACAGCATCGCAAAACTGCTGGCGCGGGCCGAGGAGACCGAGGGCAGGGCGCTGCCGCTAGACGACGAGGCGAGGGCGATGCTCGTCCGCATGAGCGATGGCGATGGCCGTGCGGCGCTGACGCTGGCAGAAGAGGTCTGGCGCGCCGCCAAGTCAGGCGAGGTGTTCGGCGCCGAGGGCCTGCAGCGCATCGTCCAGCGCCGCGCGCCGATCTACGACAAGGGCCAGGACGGCCACTACAATCTGATCTCGGCGCTGCACAAATCGGTGCGCGGCTCGGATCCGGATGCGGCCCTCTATTATCTCGCCCGCATGTTCGACGCCGGCGAGGATCCGCTCTATCTCGGCCGCCGCCTGGTGCGCATGGCGATGGAGGATATCGGGCTGGCAGACCCGCAGGCGCTGGTCATCGCCAATGCCGCCAAGGACGCCTACGACTATCTGGGCTCGCCGGAGGGCGAGCTCGCCTTCGCCGAGGCCACCGTCTATCTCGCCAGCGCGCCCAAATCCAACGCCGTCTACACCGCCTTCAAGGCCGCTACACAGGCGGCGAAGGAGTTCGGCTCGCTGCTGCCGCCCAAACACATCCTCAACGCGCCGACCAAGCTGATGAAAGAAGAAGATTACGGCGCCGGCTACCGTTACGACCACGACGAGCCTGACGCTTTTTCCGGACAGGATTATTTTCCGGAAAAGATGGGCCGCCGCACATTCTATGATCCGCCCGAGCGCGGTTTCGAACGTGATATCAGGAAGCGGCTCGACTATTGGGCGAAGCTGCGCGGCGAGCGGAAAAAGTAG
- a CDS encoding adenylate kinase: MRLILLGPPGAGKGTQAQRLVEKYGIPQLSTGDMLRAAVQAGTEVGKRAKAVMDAGELVSDAIVNAIVAERIDQADCAGGFILDGYPRTLVQADAVESMLSERRLTLDAVIELVVDDKALVGRIGKRAEEAKAAGLPVRKDDNPAVFEERLKEYYKKTSPLIGYYYAKGKLRGVDGMADIDAVTRQIEAVLTAATPAAAHGSAYAK; encoded by the coding sequence ATGAGGTTGATATTGCTTGGGCCGCCAGGGGCGGGCAAGGGGACGCAAGCACAAAGACTGGTAGAAAAATACGGCATACCGCAACTCTCCACGGGCGATATGCTGCGCGCTGCTGTCCAGGCCGGCACCGAAGTCGGCAAACGGGCCAAGGCGGTGATGGATGCTGGCGAACTGGTTTCCGACGCCATCGTCAACGCCATCGTCGCCGAGCGTATCGATCAGGCCGATTGCGCCGGGGGATTCATCCTTGATGGATATCCGCGAACCCTGGTGCAGGCGGACGCGGTTGAATCGATGCTCTCGGAACGCCGCCTCACTCTCGACGCCGTCATCGAACTTGTCGTCGACGACAAGGCGCTGGTTGGTCGAATCGGCAAGCGCGCCGAAGAGGCCAAGGCCGCGGGTCTGCCGGTGCGCAAGGACGACAATCCGGCGGTGTTCGAAGAGCGCCTGAAGGAATACTACAAGAAAACGTCGCCGCTGATCGGCTACTACTATGCCAAGGGCAAGCTCAGAGGTGTCGACGGCATGGCCGACATCGATGCGGTGACGCGGCAGATCGAAGCGGTGCTCACGGCTGCGACCCCAGCGGCGGCCCACGGGTCTGCGTACGCAAAATAA
- the rpsE gene encoding 30S ribosomal protein S5, which yields MAQERRDGGRGRDREERDDGMVDKLVHINRVAKVVKGGRRFGFAALVVVGDQKGRVGFGHGKAREVPEAIRKATESAKRDMIFVPLRSGRTLHHDVEGRWGAGRVLLRAAKQGTGIIAGGPMRAVFETLGMHDVVAKSMGSSNPYNMVRATFDALKSQMHPKDVAAARGIKYSTLQARRGTAVAAEE from the coding sequence ATGGCACAGGAACGTAGGGATGGCGGCCGCGGCCGTGATCGCGAAGAGCGCGACGACGGCATGGTGGACAAGCTTGTCCACATCAACCGCGTCGCTAAGGTCGTCAAGGGCGGCCGGCGCTTCGGCTTTGCAGCACTCGTCGTCGTCGGCGACCAGAAGGGCCGCGTCGGCTTCGGTCACGGCAAGGCGCGCGAGGTGCCGGAGGCGATCCGCAAGGCGACCGAATCGGCCAAGCGCGACATGATCTTCGTGCCGCTGCGCTCGGGCCGCACGCTGCATCACGACGTCGAAGGACGCTGGGGTGCCGGACGCGTCCTGCTGCGCGCTGCCAAGCAGGGTACCGGCATCATCGCCGGCGGCCCGATGCGCGCCGTTTTCGAGACGCTCGGCATGCATGACGTGGTCGCCAAGTCGATGGGTTCGTCGAACCCCTACAACATGGTTCGCGCCACCTTCGACGCGCTGAAGAGCCAGATGCATCCCAAGGATGTGGCTGCCGCGCGCGGCATCAAGTATTCGACCCTTCAGGCCCGCCGCGGCACCGCCGTTGCGGCCGAAGAATAG
- the rplR gene encoding 50S ribosomal protein L18: MGSKDSTQRRAQRVRRQIKKVAGERPRLSVHRTSKNIYVQVIDDARGHTIVAASTLEKDLKGSLKTGADTAAAAAIGKLIAERAAKAGVKEVVFDRGPYIYHGRVKALAEAAREGGLSF; the protein is encoded by the coding sequence ATGGGCTCGAAAGACTCCACCCAACGCCGCGCTCAGCGCGTCCGCCGCCAGATCAAGAAGGTCGCCGGCGAGCGTCCGCGTCTGTCGGTCCACCGCACGTCGAAGAACATCTACGTCCAGGTCATCGACGACGCCAGGGGCCACACCATCGTTGCCGCCTCGACGCTGGAGAAGGACCTCAAGGGTTCGCTCAAGACCGGTGCCGACACTGCCGCCGCTGCGGCAATCGGCAAGCTGATTGCCGAGCGCGCTGCGAAGGCCGGCGTCAAGGAAGTCGTCTTCGACCGCGGACCGTACATCTATCACGGCCGCGTCAAGGCGCTGGCCGAGGCTGCCCGTGAAGGTGGCTTGAGTTTCTAA
- the rpsH gene encoding 30S ribosomal protein S8, with translation MSLSDPLGDMLTRIRNAYGRKKSSVSTPASRLRTRVLDVLKAEGYIRDYSQTDFDNGKSEIEIELKYFDGAPVVREIARVSKPGRRVYVSAKSIPHVANGLGIAILSTPKGVMADHEAREQNVGGEILCQIF, from the coding sequence ATGTCATTGAGCGATCCTCTCGGCGATATGCTGACCCGCATCCGCAACGCCTATGGCCGCAAGAAGTCGAGCGTTTCGACGCCGGCCTCGCGCCTGCGCACCCGCGTCCTCGACGTGCTGAAGGCGGAAGGCTATATCCGCGACTACAGCCAGACCGACTTCGACAACGGCAAGTCCGAAATCGAGATCGAGCTGAAGTATTTCGACGGTGCGCCGGTGGTGCGCGAAATCGCCCGCGTCTCGAAGCCGGGCCGTCGCGTTTACGTTTCGGCGAAGTCGATCCCGCACGTCGCCAACGGCCTCGGCATCGCCATCCTTTCGACACCGAAGGGCGTGATGGCCGACCACGAAGCGCGTGAACAGAATGTCGGCGGGGAAATCCTCTGCCAGATCTTCTGA
- the rpmD gene encoding 50S ribosomal protein L30: protein MAKKATKTITVEQIGSPIRRPKEQRATLVGLGLNKMHKQRTLEDTPSVRGMIAAVQHLVRVVDEG, encoded by the coding sequence ATGGCCAAGAAAGCAACCAAGACCATCACCGTCGAGCAGATCGGTTCGCCGATCCGCCGGCCGAAGGAGCAGCGCGCGACGCTGGTCGGCCTCGGCCTCAACAAGATGCACAAGCAGCGCACGCTGGAGGACACTCCCTCGGTGCGCGGCATGATCGCTGCCGTCCAGCATCTCGTCCGCGTCGTGGACGAGGGCTGA
- a CDS encoding DegQ family serine endoprotease codes for MRVKRTSLVLLCALMAAAVVPASRQALAQDTKADPGLSDVLTDMLRGAEGENATSGPDKRVPFGREEMQLSFAPLVKQTAPAVVNVYASQTARLRSPFDGDPFFEEFFGRSQPRAQSSLGSGVLVDPTGIVVTNFHVIKDADQVKVATADGREFDSKVLLKDETLDLAVLKISADKPFPVVAIGDSDALEVGDLLLAIGNPFGVGQTTTSGIVSALARSHIGVSDSSFFIQTDAAINPGNSGGALINMGGQLVGINTAIYSRSGGSIGIGFAIPSNMVRAFADAAKAGRDFFERPYIGAEFERVTPQIAESLGLETPTGALVSSVDEKGPAAKAGLKAGDVVLSLNGTPVESIEALDYRMATLSIGTNASFAVLSKGQQAAMDIALERAPEGAKLAEVTLRGRSPFSGAKVAELSPRLAQRLGIRTDVKGVTVIDINRGSPAAGFGFQPGDIVREVNGLTIDTAATLEQAAMQETRWWRFTVERGGQILRQVLRY; via the coding sequence ATGCGCGTAAAACGGACGTCCCTTGTTCTGCTCTGCGCCTTGATGGCGGCGGCAGTCGTGCCGGCCTCCAGGCAGGCGCTGGCTCAGGACACCAAGGCCGATCCCGGTCTGTCCGACGTGCTGACCGACATGTTGCGCGGCGCCGAAGGCGAAAATGCCACCTCCGGTCCAGACAAGCGCGTGCCGTTCGGCCGCGAGGAGATGCAACTGTCGTTTGCACCGCTGGTCAAGCAGACGGCGCCGGCCGTGGTCAATGTCTATGCCTCGCAAACGGCCAGGCTGAGGTCGCCCTTCGACGGCGATCCGTTCTTCGAAGAGTTCTTCGGCCGTTCGCAGCCGCGTGCGCAGTCTTCGCTCGGCTCCGGCGTGCTGGTCGACCCGACCGGCATAGTGGTCACCAATTTCCACGTCATCAAGGACGCCGATCAGGTCAAGGTCGCCACCGCGGACGGACGTGAATTCGACAGCAAGGTGCTGCTCAAGGACGAGACGCTTGACCTCGCCGTGCTCAAGATCTCCGCCGACAAACCATTTCCGGTCGTCGCCATCGGCGATTCTGACGCGCTCGAGGTCGGCGACCTGTTGCTGGCCATCGGCAACCCCTTCGGTGTCGGCCAGACCACCACCAGCGGCATCGTTTCGGCGCTTGCCCGCAGCCACATCGGCGTTTCCGATTCCAGTTTCTTCATCCAGACTGACGCCGCGATCAATCCCGGCAATTCCGGCGGTGCGCTGATCAACATGGGTGGCCAACTGGTCGGCATCAACACGGCGATCTACAGCCGCAGCGGCGGCTCGATCGGCATCGGCTTTGCTATTCCCTCCAACATGGTTCGCGCTTTTGCCGATGCGGCCAAGGCCGGGCGCGACTTCTTCGAGCGGCCGTATATCGGCGCCGAATTCGAGCGCGTGACGCCGCAAATCGCCGAATCGCTCGGTCTCGAGACGCCGACCGGGGCGCTGGTTTCGTCCGTCGACGAGAAAGGGCCAGCGGCCAAGGCGGGGCTCAAGGCCGGCGACGTCGTGCTGTCGCTCAATGGTACGCCGGTCGAGAGTATCGAGGCGCTGGATTACCGGATGGCGACGCTGTCGATCGGCACCAATGCCAGCTTCGCCGTTCTCAGCAAAGGCCAGCAAGCGGCGATGGACATCGCGCTGGAGCGTGCGCCGGAAGGTGCAAAACTCGCGGAAGTGACACTGCGCGGTCGCAGCCCGTTCTCCGGCGCCAAGGTCGCGGAACTGTCGCCGCGGCTCGCCCAGCGGCTCGGCATTCGCACCGACGTCAAGGGTGTTACGGTGATCGACATCAATCGCGGTTCGCCCGCAGCCGGTTTCGGCTTCCAGCCGGGCGACATCGTTCGCGAGGTCAATGGCTTGACCATCGATACCGCCGCGACCCTGGAACAGGCAGCCATGCAGGAGACGCGCTGGTGGCGCTTTACCGTCGAGCGCGGCGGGCAGATACTGCGCCAGGTGTTGCGTTACTGA
- a CDS encoding DNA-directed RNA polymerase subunit alpha, translated as MIQKNWQELIKPNKIEFSSKKKTLTTLVAEPLERGFGLTLGNALRRVLLSSLRGAAVTAVQIDGVLHEFSSIAGVREDVTDIVLNIKEIAIRMEGDGPKRMVVRKQGPGAVLAGDIQTVGDVEILNPDHVICTLDEGAEIRMEFTVDTGKGYVPADRNRAEDAPIGLIPVDSLYSPVKKVSYKVENTREGQVLDYDKLTMTIDTDGSISGEDAVAFAARILQDQLGLFVNFDEPQKEVAAEQVTELAFNPALLKKVDELELSVRSANCLKNDNIVYIGDLIQKTEAEMLRTPNFGRKSLNEIKEVLAAMGLHLGMEVPDWPPENIEDLAKRYEDQY; from the coding sequence ATGATCCAGAAAAATTGGCAGGAACTGATCAAGCCGAACAAGATCGAGTTCTCGTCGAAGAAGAAGACGCTGACCACGCTGGTCGCCGAGCCGCTCGAGCGCGGCTTTGGCCTGACCCTCGGCAACGCGCTGCGTCGCGTGCTTCTGTCTTCGCTGCGCGGCGCGGCTGTGACCGCCGTGCAGATCGACGGCGTTCTGCATGAATTCTCGTCGATCGCCGGCGTGCGCGAGGACGTGACCGACATCGTCTTGAACATCAAGGAAATCGCCATCCGCATGGAAGGTGACGGCCCCAAGCGCATGGTCGTGCGCAAGCAGGGACCGGGCGCTGTTCTCGCCGGCGACATCCAGACGGTCGGCGACGTCGAGATCCTCAATCCCGACCACGTCATCTGCACGCTGGACGAGGGCGCTGAAATCCGCATGGAGTTCACCGTCGATACCGGCAAGGGCTACGTTCCGGCTGACCGCAATCGCGCCGAAGACGCGCCGATCGGCCTCATCCCGGTCGACAGCCTCTACTCGCCGGTCAAGAAGGTCTCCTACAAGGTCGAGAACACCCGCGAGGGCCAGGTTCTCGACTATGACAAGCTGACCATGACGATCGACACTGACGGTTCGATCTCGGGCGAGGACGCGGTGGCTTTCGCCGCCCGCATCCTGCAGGACCAGCTTGGCCTGTTCGTCAATTTCGACGAGCCGCAGAAGGAAGTCGCCGCCGAGCAGGTGACCGAACTTGCCTTCAACCCGGCGCTGCTCAAGAAGGTCGACGAGCTCGAGCTTTCGGTGCGTTCGGCCAACTGCCTGAAGAACGACAACATCGTCTATATCGGCGACCTGATCCAGAAGACCGAAGCCGAGATGCTGCGCACCCCGAACTTCGGCCGCAAGTCGCTGAACGAGATCAAGGAAGTTTTGGCGGCGATGGGCCTGCACCTCGGCATGGAAGTGCCGGATTGGCCGCCGGAAAACATCGAAGACCTCGCCAAGCGTTACGAAGATCAATACTGA
- the rplO gene encoding 50S ribosomal protein L15: MKLNDLRDKDGATHSRKRLGRGIGSGSGKTAGRGVKGQKARSGVAVNGFEGGQMPLYRRLPKRGFNNIFAKSFTVVSLARIQAALDAKKLDAKTIVTAEALVAAGVIRRVKDGVRILSDGEIKSKLAFDVAGASKAAIEKIEKAGGSVKLPEKAAAE; the protein is encoded by the coding sequence ATGAAACTCAACGATCTGCGTGACAAGGACGGCGCGACGCATTCCAGGAAGCGTCTCGGCCGAGGCATCGGTTCCGGCTCGGGCAAGACCGCCGGTCGCGGCGTCAAGGGCCAGAAGGCGCGCTCCGGCGTCGCCGTCAACGGCTTCGAGGGTGGCCAGATGCCGCTCTATCGGCGCTTGCCGAAGCGTGGCTTCAACAACATCTTCGCCAAGAGCTTTACCGTCGTGTCGCTGGCCCGCATCCAGGCCGCGCTCGATGCCAAGAAGCTCGATGCCAAGACGATCGTGACCGCCGAAGCGCTGGTCGCGGCCGGCGTCATCCGCCGCGTCAAGGACGGTGTGCGCATCCTCTCCGACGGTGAGATCAAGTCGAAGCTTGCCTTCGACGTGGCCGGCGCCTCCAAGGCTGCCATCGAGAAGATCGAAAAGGCCGGCGGTTCGGTGAAGCTGCCGGAAAAGGCAGCAGCCGAGTAA
- the rplF gene encoding 50S ribosomal protein L6, which yields MSRIGKKPVSLPQGVTATVDGQTVTAKGPKGELKFVVNDEVLVKMEGSEIAVQPRDQSKTARSKWGMSRTQIVNILQGVKDGFEKKLEITGVGYRAAMQGKNLQLALGFSHDVVYETPQDITITVPKPTEITVTGIDKQKVGQVAAEIREYRGPEPYKGKGVRYAGEKIVRKEGKKK from the coding sequence ATGTCTCGTATTGGAAAGAAACCCGTTTCGCTGCCGCAGGGCGTGACCGCGACCGTCGACGGCCAGACCGTCACGGCGAAGGGCCCCAAGGGTGAGCTGAAATTCGTGGTCAACGACGAAGTGCTGGTCAAGATGGAAGGTAGCGAGATCGCGGTCCAGCCACGCGACCAGAGCAAGACCGCCCGTTCCAAATGGGGCATGTCGCGCACGCAGATCGTCAATATTCTGCAGGGCGTCAAGGACGGTTTCGAAAAGAAGCTCGAGATCACCGGAGTCGGCTATCGCGCCGCCATGCAGGGCAAGAACCTGCAGCTGGCGCTCGGCTTCAGCCACGACGTCGTCTACGAAACGCCGCAGGACATCACCATCACCGTGCCGAAGCCGACGGAAATCACCGTGACCGGCATCGACAAGCAGAAGGTCGGTCAGGTTGCTGCCGAAATCCGCGAATATCGCGGTCCCGAGCCCTACAAGGGCAAGGGCGTTCGTTACGCTGGCGAGAAGATCGTCCGCAAGGAAGGCAAGAAGAAGTAA
- the rpsM gene encoding 30S ribosomal protein S13 — protein MARIAGVNIPTNKRVVIALQYIHGIGKSFAQEIVDKVGIPAERRVNQLTDAEVLQIRETIDRDYQVEGDLRREVSMNIKRLMDLGCYRGLRHRRSLPVRGQRTHTNARTRKGPAKSIAGKKK, from the coding sequence ATGGCTCGTATAGCCGGCGTCAACATTCCGACCAACAAGCGCGTCGTCATTGCGCTTCAGTACATTCACGGCATTGGCAAGAGCTTCGCCCAGGAGATCGTCGACAAGGTCGGCATCCCGGCCGAGCGCCGCGTCAACCAGTTGACCGACGCGGAAGTGCTGCAGATCCGCGAGACGATCGACCGTGACTACCAGGTCGAGGGCGATCTGCGCCGCGAAGTGTCGATGAACATCAAGCGGCTCATGGACCTCGGCTGCTATCGCGGCCTGCGTCATCGCCGCTCGCTGCCGGTTCGCGGCCAGCGCACGCACACCAATGCGCGCACCCGCAAGGGCCCGGCCAAGTCGATCGCCGGCAAGAAGAAGTAA
- the rpsK gene encoding 30S ribosomal protein S11 — MAKEATRVRRRERKNISSGVAHVNSTFNNTMITITDAQGNSIAWSSAGAQGFKGSRKSTPFAAQMAAEDVAKKAQEHGMRMLEVEVCGPGSGRESALRALQAAGFTITSIRDVTPIPHNGCRPRKKRRV, encoded by the coding sequence ATGGCCAAGGAAGCCACACGTGTTCGCCGTCGCGAACGCAAGAATATCTCGTCGGGCGTTGCCCACGTCAACTCGACCTTCAACAACACGATGATCACCATCACCGACGCGCAGGGCAATTCGATTGCCTGGTCGTCGGCGGGAGCCCAGGGCTTCAAGGGATCTCGCAAGTCGACCCCGTTCGCTGCCCAGATGGCGGCCGAGGACGTTGCCAAGAAGGCCCAGGAACACGGCATGCGCATGCTTGAGGTCGAGGTCTGCGGACCAGGCTCCGGTCGTGAATCGGCGCTGCGCGCATTGCAGGCCGCCGGCTTCACCATCACCTCGATCCGTGATGTGACGCCGATCCCGCACAATGGCTGCCGCCCGCGCAAGAAGCGCCGCGTCTAA
- the secY gene encoding preprotein translocase subunit SecY has product MASAAEQLASNLNFSAFAKAEDLKKRIWFTLGALLVYRLGTYIPLPGINPDAFAQAFSSQSKGVLGMFNMFAGGAVERMAIFALGIMPYISASIIMQLMTSVIPSLEALKKEGEQGRKVINQYTRYGTVLLALVQAYGIAVGLEGGNGIVTDPGMFFRISTVITLVGGTMFLMWLGEQITARGIGNGISLIIFAGIVAGLPQAISGTLELGRTGALSTGLILAIIVLAVVVIALIVFFERAQRRLLIQYPKRQVGNRMFQGDTSHLPLKLNTAGVIPPIFASSLLLLPATVAGFSQTTEMPAWASTVLAALGHGQPLYMAFYAAMIVFFAFFYTAIVFNPKDTADQLKKHSGFIPGYRPGERTADYIDYVLTRITVVGAIYLVLVCLLPEFLISATGVPFYLGGTSLLIVVSVTLDTVAQIQGHLIAHQYEGLIKKSKLRGGKKAR; this is encoded by the coding sequence ATGGCTTCGGCTGCTGAACAACTAGCCTCGAATCTGAATTTCTCGGCCTTCGCCAAGGCGGAGGACCTGAAGAAGCGCATCTGGTTCACCCTTGGCGCGCTGCTGGTCTACCGCCTCGGCACCTATATCCCGCTGCCCGGCATCAATCCCGACGCTTTCGCCCAGGCTTTCTCGTCGCAGAGCAAGGGCGTGCTTGGCATGTTCAACATGTTCGCCGGTGGCGCCGTCGAGCGCATGGCGATCTTTGCCCTCGGCATCATGCCTTATATCTCCGCTTCCATCATCATGCAGCTGATGACCTCCGTCATCCCGTCACTGGAGGCGCTGAAGAAGGAAGGCGAGCAGGGTCGCAAGGTCATCAACCAGTATACCCGCTACGGCACCGTGCTTTTGGCGCTGGTCCAGGCCTACGGCATTGCGGTCGGACTGGAAGGCGGCAACGGCATCGTCACCGATCCCGGCATGTTCTTCCGCATCTCGACCGTCATCACGCTGGTCGGCGGCACCATGTTCCTGATGTGGCTCGGCGAGCAGATCACCGCCCGCGGCATCGGCAACGGCATTTCGCTGATCATCTTTGCCGGCATCGTCGCCGGCCTGCCGCAAGCCATCTCCGGCACGCTGGAACTTGGCCGCACCGGCGCGCTGTCGACCGGCCTGATCCTGGCGATCATCGTTCTTGCCGTCGTCGTCATTGCGCTGATCGTGTTCTTCGAGCGCGCCCAGCGTCGCCTGCTGATCCAGTACCCAAAGCGCCAGGTCGGCAACCGCATGTTCCAGGGCGACACCTCGCACCTGCCGCTCAAGCTCAACACCGCCGGCGTCATTCCGCCGATCTTCGCCTCTTCGCTGCTGTTGCTGCCGGCGACGGTCGCCGGCTTCTCGCAGACGACCGAGATGCCAGCCTGGGCCAGCACCGTGCTGGCGGCGCTCGGACATGGCCAGCCGCTCTACATGGCGTTCTATGCGGCGATGATCGTGTTTTTCGCCTTCTTCTATACGGCGATCGTCTTCAACCCGAAGGACACCGCCGACCAGCTCAAGAAGCATTCGGGTTTCATTCCGGGCTACCGTCCGGGCGAGCGCACCGCCGATTACATCGACTATGTCCTTACCCGCATCACTGTCGTCGGCGCCATTTATCTGGTGCTGGTGTGTCTGCTGCCCGAGTTCCTGATTTCAGCGACTGGCGTACCATTCTACCTCGGTGGCACATCGCTTCTGATCGTCGTCAGTGTAACGCTCGACACGGTGGCGCAGATTCAGGGTCACCTGATCGCGCACCAGTATGAGGGCCTGATCAAGAAGTCGAAGCTGCGCGGGGGGAAGAAGGCCAGATGA